One Glycocaulis abyssi DNA window includes the following coding sequences:
- a CDS encoding ATP-binding protein, which produces MDGPASGRARLSRLVLIFLIVFAGVFGTVIWAKLQMEWSSAQAEAENRQARSAAFIAESVSGRLSEIRGTLSFAATSLSQADTGIDQQAIVEAVTSSSHVSGAALWLPGAEPLTAGSQPSDLATAADAALGSPQWVAGIAGETAHVVLAAPVPLPDQSVGTLLAFATPSELVSADGAARIAVLTDSVGRTLALYPEAPITGAPLAAERFGLQSRDARALADAGGGALTGARLGEAEQVLGVARLRDAPLYVYSIGPAGLDAAAWNMTLIFHALLFFGPLFTAIAFYVVLLMQTGALKKAEARLHDSERRFRLAIEGARCGVWDWDLETDAVFITDSFARMLGLDDAASMSGADFLQLLSNEDRSRLRTAIRAASRAEEVDLEVRAQNLAVWVQMRGRPLASEGAGPGRRLVGVAIDVTERKGAQKRVLAAETRLRAALESMTESFALWDSRRRLVLWNRKFRDFFNLPEGSLRPGMAYEAVEAAASGSIAGVHTSENDGESYQMELTDGRWLHYSERQTADGGLVSVGADITLLKQQQGELRDNQERLRQSYNELEASSQQIRELAKSHHEEKLRAEEANRSKSEFLANMSHELRTPLNAIIGFSEMMQKQIFGPLGHDRYIEYAGDIHNSGGLLLSLINDILDMSKIEAGKMNLQTEPLDPAAVIEQCVRLIGARAQEKSLQVRAECGDLPEVEADPRALKQILLNLMSNAVKFTPEGGRVIVRGFEAADGIVLQVADTGIGIAEEDLPRLGRPFEQIENQHSKSYQGSGLGLALSKSLVELHGGELRIDSVLGKGTTISFTIPRQQPGSNGSGSGEPDAVTEAAE; this is translated from the coding sequence ATGGACGGGCCAGCCTCCGGGCGCGCACGCCTGTCCCGTCTTGTCCTGATTTTCCTCATCGTTTTCGCAGGCGTTTTCGGCACCGTCATCTGGGCCAAGCTGCAGATGGAGTGGAGCTCGGCGCAGGCCGAGGCGGAAAACCGTCAGGCCCGCAGCGCCGCCTTCATCGCCGAGAGCGTGTCAGGGCGGCTGTCGGAAATACGCGGCACGCTCAGTTTCGCAGCCACCAGCCTGTCGCAGGCTGATACCGGCATCGACCAGCAGGCCATCGTGGAGGCGGTCACCAGCTCCTCCCATGTATCGGGCGCCGCGCTCTGGCTGCCCGGTGCCGAGCCGCTGACGGCAGGCAGCCAGCCCTCCGATCTGGCCACCGCCGCCGATGCCGCCCTTGGCAGCCCGCAATGGGTTGCCGGCATTGCGGGCGAAACGGCTCATGTCGTGCTGGCTGCGCCGGTTCCCCTGCCCGACCAGAGCGTCGGCACCCTGCTGGCATTTGCCACCCCGTCAGAGCTTGTCAGCGCTGATGGTGCGGCCCGCATCGCGGTGCTGACCGACAGTGTGGGGCGCACGCTCGCGCTTTACCCCGAAGCGCCGATTACTGGCGCGCCGCTGGCTGCCGAGCGCTTCGGACTGCAGAGCCGGGACGCGAGGGCGCTGGCCGATGCCGGTGGCGGCGCGCTGACCGGCGCGCGCCTTGGCGAGGCCGAACAGGTGCTGGGCGTCGCCCGGCTGCGCGATGCGCCCCTCTATGTCTATTCCATCGGACCGGCGGGGCTGGACGCGGCCGCGTGGAACATGACGCTGATTTTCCACGCCCTGCTGTTCTTCGGGCCGCTATTCACGGCCATCGCGTTTTACGTCGTGCTGCTGATGCAGACCGGCGCGCTGAAGAAGGCCGAAGCGCGCCTGCACGATTCTGAACGCCGCTTCCGGCTGGCCATCGAGGGCGCGCGCTGCGGGGTCTGGGACTGGGATCTGGAAACCGACGCGGTTTTCATCACCGACTCCTTTGCCCGCATGCTGGGGCTGGACGATGCGGCCAGCATGTCCGGGGCCGACTTCCTGCAATTGCTGTCAAATGAGGACCGGTCACGCCTGCGCACCGCCATTCGCGCCGCATCCAGAGCGGAGGAAGTGGATCTGGAGGTTCGCGCGCAAAACCTGGCCGTCTGGGTGCAGATGCGCGGCCGGCCACTGGCGAGCGAAGGGGCGGGTCCGGGACGGCGTCTGGTCGGTGTGGCGATCGATGTCACCGAGCGCAAAGGCGCGCAAAAGCGCGTGCTCGCCGCCGAAACCCGCCTGCGGGCAGCGCTGGAGTCCATGACGGAAAGCTTTGCCTTGTGGGATTCGCGCCGCCGCCTGGTTCTGTGGAACCGCAAATTCCGCGACTTCTTCAACCTGCCTGAAGGCTCGCTGCGCCCGGGCATGGCGTACGAGGCCGTCGAGGCTGCGGCGTCCGGCTCGATAGCCGGTGTGCACACCAGCGAAAATGATGGCGAATCCTACCAGATGGAGCTGACCGACGGGCGCTGGCTGCACTATTCGGAACGCCAGACAGCCGATGGCGGCCTGGTCAGCGTCGGCGCTGACATCACGCTGCTCAAGCAGCAGCAGGGCGAGCTGCGCGACAATCAGGAAAGGCTGCGCCAGTCCTATAACGAGCTTGAAGCCTCGTCCCAGCAGATCAGGGAGCTGGCCAAGAGCCACCATGAGGAGAAGCTGCGCGCCGAGGAAGCCAACCGGTCCAAATCCGAATTCCTGGCCAATATGAGCCATGAGCTGCGCACGCCGCTGAACGCCATTATCGGGTTCAGCGAGATGATGCAGAAGCAGATTTTCGGCCCGCTCGGCCATGACCGCTATATCGAATACGCGGGCGATATCCACAATTCCGGGGGGCTATTGCTCTCGCTCATCAACGACATCCTCGACATGTCGAAGATCGAGGCGGGCAAGATGAACCTGCAGACCGAGCCGCTCGATCCGGCAGCCGTGATCGAGCAGTGCGTGCGTCTGATTGGCGCGCGTGCGCAGGAGAAGAGCCTGCAGGTGCGCGCTGAATGCGGCGATCTGCCGGAGGTGGAGGCCGATCCGCGCGCGCTCAAGCAGATATTGCTGAACCTGATGTCGAACGCGGTGAAATTCACGCCCGAAGGCGGGCGCGTCATCGTGCGCGGGTTTGAAGCCGCTGACGGCATCGTCCTGCAGGTTGCCGACACAGGTATCGGCATTGCCGAAGAAGACCTGCCGCGCCTCGGCCGCCCGTTCGAGCAGATCGAGAACCAGCACTCCAAGAGCTATCAGGGCTCAGGACTGGGTCTGGCCCTGTCAAAATCGCTGGTCGAGCTGCATGGCGGCGAGCTGCGCATCGACTCGGTGCTGGGCAAAGGCACCACCATCTCCTTCACCATTCCCCGGCAACAGCCGGGCAGTAATGGCAGCGGAAGTGGCGAACCCGATGCGGTCACCGAGGCCGCAGAATAA
- a CDS encoding periplasmic heavy metal sensor, with product MSWFEGRRFWIALLVVSLGANGVLAGILAQRALAPASTVQETGRHLVGSGGFNPRAFIAALPEERRDAARRELREGLRELRPLFGEMIDRRREMNALLRADEFDEAALLALTADIRAIRARLDAAGEEVLLSIVSDLEPEVRRAALEAAYAPRGRGMRRGGERRDGERRRHHQVEGSE from the coding sequence ATGAGCTGGTTTGAGGGACGGCGTTTCTGGATTGCGCTTCTTGTCGTGTCGCTGGGCGCCAATGGCGTGCTGGCGGGCATACTCGCCCAGCGCGCGCTGGCGCCCGCCAGCACTGTCCAGGAAACGGGCCGGCATCTGGTTGGCAGCGGCGGCTTCAACCCGCGCGCTTTCATTGCCGCCCTGCCCGAAGAGCGCCGAGATGCGGCGCGCCGCGAGCTGCGCGAGGGCCTGCGCGAGCTGCGCCCCCTGTTTGGCGAGATGATTGACCGGCGGCGCGAGATGAACGCGCTGCTGCGCGCCGATGAATTTGACGAAGCCGCGCTGCTGGCTCTTACCGCCGATATCCGTGCCATCCGCGCCCGGCTGGATGCAGCCGGCGAAGAGGTGCTCCTGAGCATTGTGTCTGATCTTGAGCCGGAGGTCCGCCGTGCCGCTCTGGAGGCGGCCTATGCGCCGCGCGGCCGGGGTATGAGGCGCGGTGGTGAAAGGCGGGATGGGGAACGCCGCCGTCATCATCAGGTTGAAGGTTCCGAATAG
- a CDS encoding RNA polymerase sigma factor gives MNAASAAAATSTTEGSVVREASIRPVLQVITGSGRRAAPDGDAALARALGRGDSAAMQAFIARTLPKITGAAWRLLGDRSEAEDVAQETYLRVWRNADRWKPGTARFDSWVMRIAVNLCYDRLRKRRETSLPENYDRADGGADADSMLAGKDSQDAVRAAVANLPERQRLALELCHFQELGNIEAAEIMEVSVEAMESLLSRARRSLREQLADNATDLINTLAHGRGDQSRGDPI, from the coding sequence GTGAACGCCGCCAGCGCCGCAGCCGCGACTAGTACGACTGAAGGCAGCGTTGTCAGGGAGGCGTCCATCCGGCCGGTTCTGCAGGTCATTACCGGCTCTGGAAGGCGCGCCGCCCCTGACGGCGACGCCGCCCTGGCGCGCGCGCTCGGCCGGGGTGACAGTGCGGCCATGCAGGCATTCATTGCCCGCACCCTGCCCAAGATCACCGGCGCTGCCTGGCGGTTGCTGGGTGATCGCAGCGAAGCCGAAGACGTGGCCCAGGAGACCTATTTGCGGGTCTGGCGCAATGCAGACCGGTGGAAGCCCGGCACAGCCCGGTTTGATAGCTGGGTAATGAGAATTGCGGTCAATCTTTGTTATGACCGCCTGAGAAAACGCCGCGAGACCAGCCTGCCCGAAAACTATGACCGGGCAGATGGCGGAGCGGATGCAGACAGCATGCTGGCAGGCAAGGACAGTCAGGACGCCGTGCGCGCCGCTGTCGCCAACCTTCCCGAACGCCAGCGCCTTGCGCTTGAACTTTGCCATTTTCAGGAGCTGGGCAATATCGAGGCGGCAGAGATAATGGAGGTCAGTGTGGAAGCGATGGAATCCCTGCTGTCACGAGCGCGGCGCAGCCTGCGCGAGCAGCTGGCAGACAACGCAACCGACCTCATAAACACGCTGGCTCATGGCCGTGGCGATCAAAGCCGGGGGGACCCGATATGA
- a CDS encoding bifunctional [glutamine synthetase] adenylyltransferase/[glutamine synthetase]-adenylyl-L-tyrosine phosphorylase, which yields MTAPVSQRITTALPVRDADTARQRRASIPAAALSAWPPEFLDAVMSASAYLARLMERRAATLQALATDSPEAVCEAVIASARSAGACDTEADVMRTLREAKMDIHLATALADLSGAWPLEQTTATISAFADAALQGALGFAAREMGLADDDGAMHGYSVLALGKLGTQSLNYSSDIDLVVVWEAERFQAPGGKEPQKLATRLTQRLVRLMSEMTPQGYVFRTDLRLRPDPSSTPLAVNGDMARHYFEAVGQNWERAAYAKARAVAGDIEAGNAFIADLEPFIWRRTLDFAAVEDIRALAKQIQAVGNRAELNVAGHDVKLGLGGIREVEFYAQVLQLVFGGRKPQLRVAGTLSALNALREAELIEADTARVLAESYTFLRHVEHRIQMLDDEQTQTLPQKDADRARVAALAGYAELDAFDARVAETLRAVHNAFTEQFEEGESLATHEGSLVLTGVEPTPDTLETLSRLGFSDPVRIWHQLSGWAAGRARAARTERARRLFSRLAPRLVEAIGATGDADAAFARFAAFFEGLPSGVQPLSLLTAHPALADELIAILGLAPSLADEIGKRPALLDVMLEPAFAAPLSETGPASQEVLTERLARGETFEDAMNTARRFVREERLRIGAQLLRGRAGASDAANAYSILARHSVMAMSGAAEREMERRHGAAPGRWHVLGMGKLGGGELSADSDLDLIVVYEPQAEQSDGAQPLEAPVWFTRFTQRLVSALSAPTEEGALYPVDLALRPSGSAGPVAVSLQRFETYYREEAWVWERMAMTRASLVASNGDNGAIARAIADGVNGHTLSEEEVCKAASDMRARLERDKPAASSWDLKLRQGGLMDIEFVAQAGLVAGRLGCEPSTRKALERLGGTHWLEAADAHTLLEAHALYEAVTQLTRLAHGSGFDPQDASEPFARRLAQAAGCANLEALKARVEALADQTRAIFIKVVEKRASTRDG from the coding sequence ATGACCGCCCCTGTCTCCCAACGCATCACTACAGCGCTTCCTGTCCGGGATGCTGACACGGCCCGGCAGCGGCGCGCCAGTATTCCGGCGGCTGCGCTGTCCGCCTGGCCGCCGGAATTTCTCGATGCGGTGATGTCGGCCTCGGCCTATCTGGCCCGGCTGATGGAGCGGCGCGCCGCCACCTTGCAGGCGCTGGCCACAGACAGCCCTGAAGCCGTATGCGAGGCGGTTATTGCCAGCGCGCGCTCGGCGGGCGCTTGCGACACCGAAGCCGACGTTATGCGCACCTTGCGCGAGGCCAAGATGGACATCCATCTGGCGACGGCGCTGGCCGATCTGTCCGGCGCATGGCCGCTGGAGCAGACTACCGCCACCATCTCCGCTTTTGCCGATGCCGCCCTGCAGGGCGCGCTGGGCTTTGCGGCGCGGGAGATGGGGCTGGCGGACGATGATGGCGCGATGCACGGCTATAGCGTGCTGGCGCTCGGCAAGCTCGGCACGCAGAGCCTCAACTATTCCTCCGATATTGATCTGGTGGTGGTGTGGGAGGCGGAGCGCTTCCAAGCGCCAGGCGGCAAGGAGCCGCAAAAGCTGGCCACGCGCCTCACCCAGCGCCTAGTGCGCCTGATGAGCGAAATGACGCCTCAGGGCTATGTGTTCCGCACCGATCTGCGCCTGCGCCCCGACCCGTCCTCCACGCCGCTGGCGGTCAATGGCGACATGGCGCGTCACTATTTCGAGGCGGTCGGCCAGAACTGGGAACGGGCCGCCTATGCCAAGGCGCGCGCGGTGGCCGGTGATATCGAGGCTGGCAACGCCTTCATCGCCGATCTGGAGCCCTTCATCTGGCGGCGCACGCTTGATTTCGCGGCCGTGGAGGACATCCGCGCACTGGCCAAGCAGATACAGGCCGTTGGCAATCGCGCAGAGCTCAACGTTGCCGGACATGACGTAAAGCTGGGCCTGGGCGGTATACGCGAGGTGGAATTTTACGCCCAGGTGCTGCAGCTGGTCTTTGGCGGGCGAAAGCCGCAATTGCGCGTGGCAGGCACGCTGTCAGCCCTCAATGCCTTGCGCGAGGCAGAGCTGATTGAGGCCGATACGGCGCGCGTGCTGGCCGAGAGCTACACCTTCCTGCGCCATGTCGAGCACCGCATCCAGATGCTTGATGACGAGCAGACCCAGACGCTTCCGCAGAAGGATGCTGACCGGGCGCGCGTTGCCGCCCTTGCCGGCTATGCCGAGCTCGACGCGTTTGACGCGCGCGTAGCGGAGACCTTGCGCGCCGTTCACAACGCCTTCACCGAGCAGTTCGAGGAGGGCGAGAGCCTCGCCACCCATGAGGGCAGCCTGGTACTGACCGGGGTGGAGCCGACGCCTGACACGCTCGAAACACTCTCCCGGCTGGGCTTTTCCGATCCGGTGCGTATCTGGCACCAGCTTTCGGGCTGGGCGGCGGGCCGGGCGCGGGCCGCGCGCACAGAGCGGGCCCGCAGGCTGTTCTCCCGTCTGGCACCGCGTCTGGTGGAAGCCATCGGCGCGACCGGTGATGCCGATGCCGCCTTTGCCCGGTTTGCGGCCTTCTTTGAGGGCCTGCCTTCGGGCGTGCAGCCGTTATCGCTCCTGACCGCGCACCCGGCGCTGGCCGACGAGCTGATCGCCATTCTGGGGCTGGCACCCAGCCTCGCCGACGAGATCGGCAAGCGCCCGGCGCTTCTGGACGTCATGCTGGAGCCGGCCTTCGCTGCGCCATTGTCCGAGACCGGTCCAGCCAGCCAGGAAGTGCTCACCGAGCGTCTGGCGCGCGGGGAAACCTTCGAGGATGCCATGAACACCGCGCGCCGCTTCGTGCGCGAGGAGCGCCTGCGCATCGGCGCGCAGCTTCTGCGTGGCCGGGCAGGGGCCAGCGACGCGGCCAACGCCTATTCCATCCTCGCCCGCCATAGCGTGATGGCCATGTCCGGAGCTGCCGAGCGCGAGATGGAGCGCCGCCACGGGGCCGCGCCCGGACGGTGGCATGTGCTGGGCATGGGCAAGCTGGGCGGCGGGGAGTTGTCTGCCGATTCCGACCTCGATCTGATCGTGGTGTATGAGCCGCAGGCCGAGCAGTCCGACGGTGCCCAGCCGCTCGAAGCGCCGGTCTGGTTTACGCGCTTCACCCAGCGCCTTGTGTCAGCGCTCTCTGCGCCGACCGAGGAAGGGGCGCTTTATCCGGTTGATCTGGCCTTGCGCCCATCCGGCTCTGCCGGGCCTGTAGCGGTCTCGCTGCAGCGCTTTGAAACCTATTACCGCGAGGAGGCCTGGGTGTGGGAGCGCATGGCGATGACGCGCGCGAGCCTTGTCGCATCGAATGGTGACAATGGTGCCATCGCCCGCGCCATCGCCGATGGGGTCAATGGGCATACGCTGAGTGAGGAAGAGGTGTGCAAGGCCGCCAGCGACATGCGCGCCCGGCTGGAGCGCGACAAGCCCGCGGCCTCATCATGGGATCTCAAGCTGCGCCAGGGCGGTCTCATGGATATCGAGTTCGTGGCGCAGGCAGGACTGGTGGCAGGGCGTCTGGGCTGCGAGCCGTCCACGCGCAAGGCGCTGGAGAGGCTGGGCGGCACGCACTGGCTGGAGGCGGCGGACGCTCACACCCTGCTGGAGGCCCATGCGCTCTATGAGGCGGTGACGCAGCTGACCCGGCTGGCCCATGGCAGCGGATTTGATCCGCAAGATGCCAGCGAACCCTTCGCCCGGCGCCTCGCCCAGGCGGCAGGCTGTGCCAATCTCGAGGCGTTAAAGGCGCGGGTGGAGGCGCTTGCTGACCAGACAAGAGCCATATTTATCAAGGTGGTAGAAAAAAGAGCATCGACGCGCGACGGATAG
- a CDS encoding ATP-binding protein, producing the protein MSDTAPISPVPAGRFILPAFARTTAFRLTLLSAALFAFSSFVILALVYAATVTAGVRRADNAVAQESIAIEARFRAEGVAAANRYIVQSSVAGGEFLYLLNQPSGRRLSGNISNLPSTPPDAQGRVRFTYERAPPGGQTAAEPSRAARGLISTLEGGYTLFVGIDVEDEARFVTYILNAVLIASGLAVAMGIVSGAVVSRRFSRRLDDINAAAREVMAGRLQTRAPRNFSGDELDDLASNFNDMLDRVEHLMQRMRSAGDSIAHDLRLPLTRMRGRLEAALVEAGDIADREAALAQAISDSDELLKTFNAVLSLSRLQTGERRRALEVLDPAEIIADVAELYEPVCEETGHDFALDASAGLTILADRELVAQAVANLLDNAIKYTPAGGAIMLRLRATSRGAVEISVTDTGPGIPPDERPRVLERFVRLEASRNLPGVGLGLSLVQAIAEVHGAELKLDDGPGSSSGEGTGLRIALLFPAHRA; encoded by the coding sequence GTGAGCGATACAGCGCCGATATCGCCGGTGCCGGCTGGCAGGTTCATCCTGCCAGCCTTCGCGCGCACGACGGCCTTCCGCCTGACCCTGTTGTCGGCGGCGCTGTTTGCGTTCTCCAGCTTCGTGATCCTGGCGCTGGTCTATGCCGCTACCGTGACGGCGGGTGTGCGCCGGGCGGATAACGCCGTCGCCCAGGAAAGCATTGCCATTGAGGCGCGTTTCCGGGCCGAAGGCGTCGCCGCTGCCAACCGCTATATTGTCCAGAGTTCGGTGGCTGGCGGGGAGTTTCTCTATCTCCTGAACCAGCCCTCCGGCCGCCGCCTGTCCGGCAATATCTCCAACCTGCCATCCACCCCGCCCGACGCGCAGGGGCGGGTGCGTTTCACCTATGAGCGCGCGCCGCCGGGCGGGCAGACGGCAGCAGAGCCCAGCCGCGCCGCGCGCGGCCTTATCAGTACGCTTGAGGGCGGATACACGCTCTTCGTCGGCATCGATGTGGAGGACGAGGCCCGCTTCGTCACCTACATTCTCAACGCTGTGCTCATCGCGTCCGGGCTGGCGGTGGCGATGGGCATCGTGTCCGGCGCGGTGGTCAGCCGGCGCTTCTCGCGTCGCCTCGATGACATCAATGCCGCTGCGCGTGAGGTGATGGCCGGACGGCTGCAAACCCGCGCGCCACGCAATTTCTCCGGCGATGAGCTGGATGATCTGGCATCCAACTTCAACGACATGCTGGACCGGGTAGAGCACCTCATGCAGCGCATGCGATCGGCGGGCGATTCCATTGCCCACGATTTGCGCCTGCCGCTGACGCGTATGCGCGGGCGGCTGGAAGCAGCTCTGGTGGAGGCGGGAGATATCGCAGACCGTGAGGCCGCGCTGGCGCAGGCCATCTCCGATTCCGACGAACTGCTCAAAACCTTCAATGCCGTGCTGTCGCTCTCACGCCTTCAGACCGGTGAGCGCCGCCGCGCGCTCGAAGTGCTCGACCCGGCGGAGATTATCGCGGACGTCGCCGAGCTTTATGAGCCGGTATGCGAGGAAACCGGCCATGATTTCGCGCTGGATGCCAGTGCGGGCCTGACCATTCTGGCAGACCGCGAGCTGGTGGCGCAGGCGGTGGCCAACCTTCTGGACAATGCCATCAAGTACACGCCGGCCGGCGGCGCCATCATGTTGCGCCTGCGGGCCACATCCAGAGGCGCAGTGGAGATTTCCGTGACCGATACCGGCCCCGGCATTCCGCCAGACGAACGGCCGCGCGTGCTGGAACGCTTCGTGCGCCTTGAAGCCAGCCGCAATCTGCCCGGCGTCGGCCTTGGCCTGTCGCTGGTCCAGGCCATCGCGGAGGTGCACGGTGCCGAGCTGAAACTCGATGACGGCCCCGGTTCGTCCAGCGGTGAGGGAACAGGGCTGCGCATCGCCTTGCTGTTTCCCGCCCATCGCGCGTGA
- a CDS encoding response regulator transcription factor has product MRILIMEDDKQVAAFMGRGLREAGHVCDAAHDGEDGLEMARNSQYDVLVVDRMMPRRDGLSVIETLRAEGMATPILILSALGEVDDRVDGLKSGADDYLVKPYAFAELLARVEVLARRRDPGSVQTQLSVGDLEMDLLARTVRRGGEDVLLQPREFRLLEFLMRHAGQVVTRTMLLEKVWDYHFDPQTNVIDVHISRLRSKIDKPFGSTMLHTVRGAGYRLQA; this is encoded by the coding sequence ATGCGTATTCTCATTATGGAAGACGACAAGCAGGTGGCCGCCTTCATGGGGCGGGGCCTGCGTGAGGCGGGGCATGTCTGCGACGCGGCCCATGACGGCGAGGACGGGCTGGAGATGGCCCGCAACAGCCAGTACGACGTGCTGGTCGTTGACCGGATGATGCCGCGCCGCGACGGGCTGTCCGTGATCGAGACCCTGCGCGCCGAAGGCATGGCCACCCCGATCCTCATCCTCTCCGCGCTGGGCGAGGTGGATGACCGGGTGGACGGGCTGAAATCGGGTGCTGACGACTATCTGGTGAAGCCCTACGCCTTTGCCGAGCTTCTGGCCCGCGTGGAGGTGCTGGCGCGGCGGCGTGATCCGGGTTCTGTCCAGACCCAGCTTTCGGTCGGTGATCTGGAAATGGATCTGCTGGCGCGCACGGTCAGGCGCGGCGGGGAGGATGTCCTCCTGCAGCCGCGCGAGTTCCGCCTGCTGGAATTTCTCATGCGCCATGCCGGACAAGTGGTGACGCGCACCATGCTGCTGGAAAAGGTGTGGGACTATCATTTTGACCCCCAGACCAATGTGATCGACGTTCACATTTCCCGGCTTCGCTCCAAGATCGACAAGCCGTTCGGCTCGACCATGCTGCATACCGTTCGCGGTGCGGGTTACCGGCTGCAGGCGTGA
- a CDS encoding Do family serine endopeptidase — MLSPRAFRSLLIPALLAGSVCLMPPQLAPGASAQTARSAESMPPGTPMSFADLIERVSPAVVSIEAAGSVDPRGVPDLSDIPPQFREFFERFGGQGGPAQPRERRSQGSGFFISADGLLVTNEHVISGSSEITVTLADGSEFPAEIVGRDAATDIALLRVDGSGREFAHVSLDRTPSIRVGDWVVAVGNPFGLGGTATAGIVSAIGRPLGNTQLYTNFLQIDAPINRGNSGGPAFDLNGNVVGVNSAIFSPTGGNVGIGFAIPSDLAASVVDQLMDGGEVRRGYLGIAPQSLTADLAESLGLPRDRRGVLVAEVIAGTPAADAGLQNGDVIIRIDDHTVNEQRELFQRIGAVAPGERVELRIIRDGRERTIRVRLSERPDAGTASTSPEVQPSRNEVFGMNLTPADDAARERVGASGNRGLLVNSVRSDSEASRRDIRNGDVILEAGGRDVRTVDDLRAAVAAARESNRNAVLVLVARQQGGVRYVALRLDAE; from the coding sequence ATGTTGTCACCGCGCGCCTTCCGTTCGCTTCTGATCCCCGCCCTGCTTGCGGGCAGTGTCTGCCTGATGCCGCCGCAGCTGGCTCCGGGCGCATCGGCCCAGACCGCCAGAAGCGCTGAATCCATGCCGCCGGGTACGCCGATGTCCTTTGCTGACCTGATCGAGCGGGTCAGCCCGGCTGTTGTCTCGATTGAAGCGGCGGGCAGTGTTGACCCGCGCGGCGTGCCGGACCTGTCCGACATTCCGCCGCAGTTTCGCGAATTTTTCGAGCGCTTTGGCGGGCAGGGCGGACCGGCCCAGCCGCGTGAGCGCCGCTCGCAAGGCTCAGGCTTCTTTATCTCCGCTGACGGCCTGCTGGTGACCAATGAGCACGTCATTTCCGGATCCAGCGAGATCACGGTGACGCTGGCCGACGGCTCGGAGTTTCCGGCCGAAATCGTGGGACGTGATGCCGCCACGGATATTGCCCTGCTGCGCGTTGACGGTTCGGGCCGCGAGTTCGCTCATGTCAGCCTCGACCGCACCCCGTCCATCCGTGTGGGTGACTGGGTCGTAGCGGTCGGCAATCCGTTTGGCCTTGGCGGTACGGCAACGGCCGGTATCGTCTCCGCAATTGGCCGCCCCTTGGGCAATACCCAGCTCTACACGAACTTCCTGCAGATCGATGCACCCATCAACCGGGGCAATTCGGGTGGTCCGGCGTTTGATCTCAATGGTAATGTGGTCGGTGTGAACTCGGCGATCTTCTCGCCCACCGGCGGCAATGTCGGTATCGGCTTTGCCATCCCTTCAGATCTGGCGGCATCGGTTGTCGACCAGCTGATGGATGGCGGTGAAGTACGCCGCGGCTATCTGGGTATCGCGCCGCAATCGCTGACCGCAGACCTTGCTGAAAGCCTCGGCCTGCCGCGCGACCGGCGCGGCGTGCTGGTAGCCGAAGTCATCGCCGGAACCCCGGCGGCGGACGCTGGCCTGCAAAATGGCGATGTCATCATCCGCATTGACGATCATACGGTGAACGAACAGCGCGAGCTGTTCCAGCGTATCGGCGCAGTGGCGCCCGGTGAGCGCGTGGAACTGCGCATTATCCGCGATGGCCGGGAGCGCACTATCCGCGTGCGCCTGTCAGAGCGCCCGGATGCCGGTACCGCCTCCACCAGCCCTGAGGTTCAGCCCTCGCGCAATGAGGTGTTCGGCATGAATCTCACTCCGGCTGATGACGCCGCGCGTGAGCGCGTCGGTGCCAGCGGTAATCGTGGTCTTCTGGTGAACAGCGTGCGTTCGGACTCCGAGGCTTCACGCCGCGATATCCGCAATGGTGACGTCATCCTGGAAGCAGGCGGACGTGATGTGCGCACGGTCGACGATCTGCGGGCGGCCGTAGCGGCTGCGCGTGAAAGCAATCGCAACGCCGTACTTGTGCTGGTGGCCCGCCAGCAGGGCGGGGTGCGCTATGTCGCGCTCCGGCTTGATGCCGAATAG
- a CDS encoding cytochrome c-type biogenesis protein — translation MIAALLMALALQASPELAPADEARAQGLMREVRCMVCAGESVLDSSAPMAGDMRRFIREEIAAGREDEAVRTALVARFGHEVLMRPPMEVRTLPLWLAPVVFLALGGALLFTSMRRKAVKDSL, via the coding sequence ATGATTGCCGCGCTCCTGATGGCTCTGGCCCTGCAGGCTTCGCCTGAGCTGGCACCGGCTGACGAGGCGCGCGCGCAAGGTCTGATGCGCGAGGTGCGCTGCATGGTGTGCGCGGGCGAGTCGGTGCTGGATTCCAGTGCGCCCATGGCGGGCGATATGCGCCGCTTCATCCGCGAGGAGATTGCCGCCGGGCGCGAGGACGAAGCCGTGCGCACCGCGCTGGTGGCGCGGTTCGGCCATGAAGTGCTGATGCGCCCGCCCATGGAGGTGCGCACTCTGCCGCTCTGGCTGGCACCGGTGGTTTTCCTCGCGCTGGGCGGTGCGCTCCTGTTCACCAGCATGCGCCGCAAGGCCGTCAAGGACAGCTTGTAA